Below is a window of Actinomycetes bacterium DNA.
CGCCTGGCGCACGGCCGTGGGCACGTCGGGCGCGACCTCGGCGGTCAGCCCGATCGCCTCCGCCTCCTTGCGGAGCTGCTCGACGCCGGCCGACCGGGGGCTCGAGTTGGCCGTCACCACGAGCCGGCCGGCGGCCGGGGCGAGGCCTTCGAGGATCCCGCGCAGGTCCTTGTCTGCCAGGCAGGCGACCACCAGGGTGCGCCGGTCGACCACGAACTCCTCGAGCAGCGCGGTGGCCAGCGCCCGGGCCCCGGCGGGGTTGTGGGCGCCGTCGAGGAGCACGAGCGGTTGGCGGGACACCACCTCGAGCCGCCCGGGCGAGGTCACCGCGGCGAACCCAGCCCGGATCGTGTCGGCGTCCAGCTCCCGGTCGCCCAGGAAGGCCTGCACCGCGGCCAGCGCGGTGGCGGCGTTCTCGGCCTGGTAGCGGCCGTGCAGCGGCAGGAACACCTCGTCGATCCGGCCCACCGGGGTGCGCAGGTCGAGCACCTGGCCGCCGACGGCGACCCGGCGCCGCTCGAGGGCGTAGTCGCGACCCTCCAGCAGCAGCCGCGCCTCGAGCATCTCGGCCCGCTGCGTCACCAGGGCGAGCACGTCGGGGTCCTGCTCCTGGCTGACCACGGTCGCGGCCGGCTTGATGATGCCCGCCTTCTCGGCCGCCACCGCCACCAATGTGTCGCCCAGCTCGGGATGCTCGAGGCTGATCCGGTTGATGACGGCGACGTCGCCGTAGACCAGGTTGGTGGCGTCCCACTGGCCGCCCATGCCGACCTCCACCACGGCGGCGTCCACCGGCACCTCGGAGAACCAGGTGAACGCGAGCATCGTGAGCGCCTCGAAGAAGGTGACCGGCTGGTCGTGGGCCCGGTCCACCTCGGCGAAGAACGGCTCGAGGTAGCTCCAGGTCTCGGCGAACTCGTCGCGGGAGATCGGCCGGGTGGCGAGCGCGATCCGCTCGCGGACATCCTGCAGGTGCGGGCTGGTGTAGAGGCCGGTACCAACCCCGAACGCGGCCAGCAGGGCGGCGACCATGCGGGCGGTGGTGGTCTTGCCGTTGGTGCCGGTGAGGTGGACCGCCGGAGCGGTCCGCTCGGGGTGGTCGAGCAGGCCGACCAGGTGCTCGACCCGCTCCAGG
It encodes the following:
- a CDS encoding folylpolyglutamate synthase/dihydrofolate synthase family protein translates to MEYQQAVEALYARVPGRMGPSLERVEHLVGLLDHPERTAPAVHLTGTNGKTTTARMVAALLAAFGVGTGLYTSPHLQDVRERIALATRPISRDEFAETWSYLEPFFAEVDRAHDQPVTFFEALTMLAFTWFSEVPVDAAVVEVGMGGQWDATNLVYGDVAVINRISLEHPELGDTLVAVAAEKAGIIKPAATVVSQEQDPDVLALVTQRAEMLEARLLLEGRDYALERRRVAVGGQVLDLRTPVGRIDEVFLPLHGRYQAENAATALAAVQAFLGDRELDADTIRAGFAAVTSPGRLEVVSRQPLVLLDGAHNPAGARALATALLEEFVVDRRTLVVACLADKDLRGILEGLAPAAGRLVVTANSSPRSAGVEQLRKEAEAIGLTAEVAPDVPTAVRQAIDRAGKSEAVVVTGSLYTVGEARDLLMGPGPA